The Candidatus Pantoea soli genome window below encodes:
- the rpsA gene encoding 30S ribosomal protein S1, whose amino-acid sequence MTESFAQLFEESLKEIETRPGSIVRGVVVAIDKDVVLVDAGLKSESAIPAEQFKNAAGELEIQVGDEVDVALDAVEDGFGETLLSREKAKRHEAWITLEKAYEDAETVTGVINGKVKGGFTVELNGIRAFLPGSLVDVRPVRDTLHLEGKELEFKVIKLDQKRNNVVVSRRAVIESENSAERDQLLENLQEGMEVKGIVKNLTDYGAFVDLGGVDGLLHITDMAWKRVKHPSEIVNVGDEITVKVLKFDRERTRVSLGLKQLGEDPWVAIAKRYPEGTKLTGRVTNLTDYGCFVEIEEGVEGLVHVSEMDWTNKNIHPSKVVNVGDVVEVMVLDIDEERRRISLGLKQCKSNPWQQFAETHNKGDRVEGKIKSITDFGIFIGLDGGIDGLVHLSDISWNATGEEAVREYKKGDEIAAVVLQVDAERERISLGVKQLAEDPFNNYITLNKKGAIVTGKVTAVDAKGATVELADGVEGYLRASEASMDRIEDATQVLSVGDDVEAKFTGVDRKNRVVSLSVRAKDQADEKEAINTVNTKQEEGNFSNAMAEAFKAAKGE is encoded by the coding sequence ATGACTGAATCTTTTGCTCAACTCTTTGAAGAGTCCCTGAAAGAAATCGAAACCCGTCCGGGTTCCATCGTTCGTGGCGTTGTTGTTGCTATCGACAAAGACGTCGTCCTGGTTGATGCGGGTCTGAAATCTGAATCTGCAATCCCTGCAGAGCAGTTCAAGAACGCAGCCGGCGAACTGGAAATCCAGGTGGGCGACGAAGTTGACGTTGCTCTGGACGCAGTAGAAGACGGCTTCGGTGAAACCCTGCTGTCCCGTGAGAAAGCTAAACGTCATGAAGCTTGGATCACGCTGGAAAAAGCTTACGAAGACGCTGAAACTGTTACCGGTGTTATCAACGGCAAAGTTAAAGGTGGCTTCACAGTTGAGCTGAACGGTATTCGTGCGTTCCTGCCAGGTTCACTGGTTGACGTTCGTCCGGTTCGCGATACTCTGCACCTGGAAGGCAAAGAGCTTGAATTCAAAGTAATCAAGCTGGATCAGAAGCGTAACAACGTCGTGGTTTCCCGCCGCGCGGTTATCGAATCTGAAAACAGCGCTGAGCGCGATCAGCTGCTGGAAAACCTGCAGGAAGGCATGGAAGTCAAAGGTATCGTTAAGAACCTCACTGACTACGGCGCATTCGTGGACCTGGGTGGCGTTGACGGCCTGCTGCACATCACCGACATGGCGTGGAAGCGCGTTAAGCATCCAAGCGAAATCGTCAACGTGGGCGACGAAATCACTGTTAAAGTGCTGAAGTTCGACCGCGAGCGTACCCGCGTATCTCTGGGCCTGAAACAGCTGGGCGAAGATCCATGGGTTGCTATCGCTAAGCGCTACCCGGAAGGCACCAAGCTGACCGGCCGTGTGACCAACCTGACCGATTACGGCTGCTTCGTTGAAATCGAAGAAGGCGTGGAAGGCCTGGTACACGTGTCTGAAATGGACTGGACCAACAAAAACATCCACCCATCTAAAGTTGTTAACGTTGGTGACGTGGTTGAAGTAATGGTTCTGGACATCGACGAAGAGCGTCGTCGTATCTCCCTGGGTCTGAAGCAGTGCAAATCTAACCCATGGCAGCAGTTCGCAGAGACCCACAACAAAGGCGATCGCGTTGAAGGTAAAATCAAGTCAATCACTGACTTCGGTATCTTCATCGGCCTGGACGGTGGCATCGACGGTCTGGTTCACCTGTCTGACATCTCCTGGAACGCGACTGGCGAAGAAGCCGTTCGTGAGTACAAGAAAGGCGACGAAATCGCTGCCGTTGTACTGCAGGTTGACGCAGAGCGTGAGCGTATCTCTCTGGGCGTGAAGCAGCTGGCTGAAGATCCATTCAACAACTACATCACCCTGAACAAGAAAGGCGCGATCGTGACCGGTAAAGTCACTGCAGTTGACGCTAAAGGTGCTACAGTAGAATTAGCTGACGGCGTAGAAGGTTACCTGCGCGCTTCTGAAGCTTCTATGGATCGCATCGAAGACGCAACGCAGGTGCTGAGCGTGGGTGATGACGTTGAAGCGAAATTCACCGGCGTTGACCGTAAAAACCGCGTTGTGAGCCTGTCTGTTCGTGCTAAAGACCAGGCTGACGAGAAAGAAGCCATCAACACTGTTAACACCAAACAGGAAGAAGGCAACTTCTCTAACGCAATGGCTGAAGCGTTCAAAGCGGCTAAAGGCGAGTAA
- a CDS encoding DNA internalization-related competence protein ComEC/Rec2, whose amino-acid sequence MRITGVQIAGAMIAAALPLTLLPAIPASSTIALLALGAVIVMPLPVPGIRLAAAAALLLCWALLAARQTLDHLERLTQAPVSATVRVTAVNSTSQQLTVQLLRIGERYLFPPTEVTLANPPQDQHYCPGQRWQMTLRLRAVHARLNEGAFDQQRFALASHRPLQGRILQQQAVSPRCNLRARLIERYRTALAPLPQSGILQALAFGIRDEMTPAQRTLLRETGTAHLMAISGMHIALAASAGGLLARAVQILLPAHRIGFLLPLAISWLSAALYCWISGSHAPAQRAMLALTLWMAIKTAGWQLSHWQIWTLCVGGLLWLDPLSVLSESFWLSALAVAMLIIWSQWFALPLRYRQQKRWIWLTLLHLQLGMMILMAPLQVYLFHGISLSALPANLLAIPVISLITVPLILLAMVMPVPAIAETLWSLAGLSVSAVMQLLQWLPAGWWPLHAVLPLMAGVWGGLLLWRSGLIYRAWLPCCSLVIALLLWRSSSEQDDWQIDVIDVGHGLALAITQGREVVLYDSGPAWQQDDAGARVVLPWLRYHGKTLQTVILSHRHLDHRGGLASLQQANPAITVRSALGEAGHLPCQRGTQWQWGRLRFTALWPPAGQQQGQNNDSCVVRVDDGHISLLLTGDIELEAERRLVALEKQALHSTFLQVPHHGSRTSSGALLLRNVAGKAAFASVARYNAWRLPAQAVIARYRQQGYAWYDTAQSGQIHIGIRQGRWKIKGLREQIMPRWYHQWFGVKRDSR is encoded by the coding sequence ATGCGGATAACCGGAGTACAGATTGCAGGCGCTATGATAGCCGCCGCATTGCCGCTGACACTGTTGCCGGCGATCCCCGCCAGCAGCACCATCGCCCTGCTGGCGCTTGGCGCAGTTATCGTCATGCCATTGCCTGTGCCAGGCATCAGGCTGGCAGCGGCAGCCGCATTGCTGCTGTGCTGGGCACTTCTCGCGGCGCGCCAGACGCTGGACCACTTGGAGCGACTCACACAGGCGCCGGTCAGCGCGACCGTGCGCGTTACCGCGGTAAACAGCACCAGCCAGCAGCTGACGGTGCAGCTGCTGCGTATCGGCGAACGCTATCTGTTTCCGCCGACGGAAGTGACGCTGGCGAATCCGCCGCAGGATCAGCACTACTGCCCGGGACAACGCTGGCAGATGACGCTGCGCCTGCGTGCCGTCCATGCGCGCTTAAACGAGGGGGCTTTTGATCAGCAACGCTTCGCGCTTGCCAGCCACCGCCCGCTGCAGGGGCGCATTCTCCAACAGCAGGCGGTTTCCCCGCGCTGTAACCTGCGGGCGCGACTGATCGAACGCTATCGCACCGCGCTTGCCCCTTTACCGCAGTCGGGCATTTTACAGGCGCTGGCGTTTGGCATTCGTGACGAGATGACACCCGCGCAGCGCACGCTGCTGCGCGAAACCGGCACTGCCCATCTGATGGCGATATCCGGTATGCATATTGCGCTGGCCGCCAGCGCGGGCGGATTGCTGGCGCGTGCAGTACAGATCCTGTTGCCTGCACACCGTATCGGCTTTCTGTTGCCGCTGGCGATCAGCTGGCTGAGCGCCGCCCTGTATTGCTGGATATCCGGCAGTCATGCCCCCGCCCAGCGCGCCATGCTGGCATTAACGCTATGGATGGCGATCAAGACGGCAGGCTGGCAGCTGAGCCACTGGCAAATCTGGACGCTGTGCGTCGGCGGGTTGCTGTGGCTCGATCCGCTGAGCGTTCTGTCAGAGAGTTTCTGGCTGTCAGCGCTGGCGGTGGCCATGCTGATTATCTGGTCTCAGTGGTTTGCTCTGCCGTTGCGTTACCGCCAGCAAAAGCGCTGGATCTGGCTGACGCTGCTGCACCTGCAGCTGGGCATGATGATTCTGATGGCCCCGTTACAGGTTTACCTGTTTCATGGCATCAGCCTTAGCGCGTTACCGGCTAATCTGCTGGCAATTCCCGTCATCTCACTCATAACAGTTCCGCTGATCCTGCTGGCCATGGTAATGCCCGTCCCGGCGATAGCGGAGACGTTGTGGTCGCTGGCTGGCCTGTCGGTCAGCGCGGTGATGCAGCTGCTGCAGTGGCTGCCTGCCGGCTGGTGGCCGCTGCATGCAGTCTTACCGCTGATGGCGGGGGTGTGGGGCGGCTTACTGCTGTGGCGCAGCGGCCTGATTTACCGGGCATGGCTGCCCTGTTGCAGTCTGGTCATTGCCCTGCTGCTGTGGCGCAGCAGCAGTGAACAGGACGACTGGCAAATTGACGTGATTGACGTCGGGCACGGACTGGCCCTGGCGATTACGCAGGGCAGAGAGGTGGTGCTTTATGATAGCGGGCCGGCCTGGCAGCAGGATGATGCCGGTGCGCGCGTTGTGTTGCCCTGGCTGCGCTATCACGGTAAAACCCTGCAGACGGTCATACTCAGTCACCGGCATCTCGATCACCGCGGCGGACTGGCCTCACTGCAACAGGCTAATCCTGCGATAACGGTACGCAGCGCGCTGGGGGAAGCCGGACATCTGCCGTGCCAGCGGGGCACGCAGTGGCAGTGGGGGCGGTTACGCTTTACGGCGCTCTGGCCACCGGCCGGCCAGCAGCAGGGACAAAATAACGACTCCTGCGTCGTGCGTGTGGATGACGGGCATATCAGCCTGCTGCTGACCGGTGACATTGAACTGGAGGCGGAACGCCGGCTGGTAGCGCTGGAAAAGCAGGCGTTGCACAGTACCTTTCTGCAGGTGCCGCATCACGGCAGCCGCACCTCTTCTGGCGCATTACTGTTACGCAATGTTGCAGGCAAGGCCGCTTTCGCATCGGTGGCGCGTTACAACGCCTGGCGCCTGCCGGCACAGGCAGTCATTGCGCGATACCGGCAGCAGGGCTACGCCTGGTACGATACCGCGCAATCCGGGCAGATCCATATCGGTATCAGACAAGGCCGCTGGAAGATTAAGGGGTTAAGAGAGCAAATAATGCCCCGCTGGTATCATCAGTGGTTTGGCGTCAAACGCGATTCCAGGTAG
- the ihfB gene encoding integration host factor subunit beta — protein MTKSELIERLAGQHTHIPAKVVEDAVKEMLEHMATTLAQGERIEIRGFGSFSLHYRAPRTGRNPKTGDKVELEGKYVPHFKPGKELRDRANIYG, from the coding sequence ATGACCAAGTCAGAACTGATTGAAAGACTTGCTGGCCAGCATACTCATATTCCGGCGAAAGTCGTTGAGGATGCGGTCAAAGAGATGCTCGAGCACATGGCCACTACGCTGGCACAGGGCGAGCGCATTGAAATCCGGGGATTCGGCAGCTTTTCTTTGCACTACCGCGCACCGCGCACTGGTCGTAACCCGAAAACGGGTGACAAAGTGGAACTGGAAGGTAAATACGTTCCCCACTTCAAGCCGGGCAAAGAATTGCGTGACCGTGCAAATATCTACGGCTAA